A window of Ranitomeya variabilis isolate aRanVar5 chromosome 2, aRanVar5.hap1, whole genome shotgun sequence contains these coding sequences:
- the SLITRK4 gene encoding SLIT and NTRK-like protein 4 yields the protein MIYPSSLRSYCHCLKMFLWLFFFLSTPISSTNPDSELTQEICNVCSCLSVENVLYVNCEKVAVYRPNQLKPPQSNFYHLNFQNNLLIILYPNTFLNFTHAVSLQLGNNKLQNIEGGAFLGLSALKQLHLNNNELKILRADTFLGIENLEYLQADYNLIKYIERGAFNKLHKLKVLILNDNLISFLPDNIFRFASLTHLDIRGNRIQKMPYIGVLEHIGRVVELQLEDNPWNCTCDLLPLKAWLENMPYNIYIGEAICETPSDLYGRLLKETNKQELCSMGTGSDFDVRILPPSMETTFTTPGGQTAQTSQNRLVTKPPKTTNPSKNSGIVSGRSVSNHSLSQIVSFQTRVPPLSPCPSPCVCKTHPSDLGLSVNCQERNLYSLAELVPKPINAKKLHVNGNYIKQVEQTDFSEFEGLDLLHLGSNQLTTIQGNVFCNLTNLRRLYLNGNQIERLSPEIFTGLYNLQYLYLEYNVIREILGGTFESMPNLQLLYLNNNLLRSLPAYIFSGVPLARLNIRNNHFMYLPVSGVLDQLKSLTQIDLEGNPWDCTCDLVALKLWLEKLTEGIVMKEVKCETPVQFANIELRSLKNEILCPKLINKPPMQYTSPIPAITFTTPLGPMKSPPGGPVPLSILILSILVVLILTVFVAFCLLVFVLRRNKKPTVKHEGIGNQECSSMQLQLRKHDQKALKMDGISAETFFPQTIEQMSKSHTCGIKDAEMGFPFSDHQGQKGVLRIMTDKDRDSLQGDSKKRLSTIDELDEFFPGRDSNLFIQNFLESKKEYNSIGVSGFEIHYPEKLQDKKCKKSLIGGNHSKIVVEQRKSEYFELKAKLQGTPDYLQVLEEQTALSKM from the coding sequence ATGATTTACCCCAGCAGTCTGAGATCCTATTGTCACTGCCTGAAGATGTTTCTGTGGCTTTTCTTCTTCCTCTccaccccaatctcctccaccAACCCGGACTCAGAACTCACCCAGGAGATTTGCAATGTCTGCTCTTGTCTATCAGTAGAAAATGTACTATATGTCAACTGTGAGAAAGTGGCAGTGTACAGACCCAATCAGCTGAAGCCCCCGCAGTCCAATTTCTATCACTTGAACTTTCAGAATAATCTTTTGATCATTCTGTATCCTAATACGTTCCTTAATTTTACTCATGCTGTATCCCTGCAACTGGGCAATAACAAACTGCAGAACATCGAGGGAGGAGCTTTCCTGGGTCTTAGTGCACTAAAACAGTTGCACTTGAACAACAATGAATTAAAGATCCTGAGGGCTGACACTTTCCTAGGCATAGAGAACTTGGAGTATCTCCAGGCTGACTATAATTTAATCAAGTATATTGAGCGGGGAGCCTTCAATAAACTACACAAGCTGAAAGTCCTCATTTTAAATGACAATCTCATTTCTTTCCTCCCTGACAATATATTTAGGTTTGCCTCCTTAACTCATTTGGACATTAGAGGAAATAGAATCCAGAAGATGCCCTACATAGGTGTCCTGGAGCATATTGGGAGGGTTGTGGAGCTGCAGCTGGAAGATAACCCTTGGAATTGTACGTGTGATTTGCTGCCTCTAAAAGCTTGGCTGGAAAACATGCCATACAATATCTACATCGGAGAGGCAATTTGTGAGACGCCTAGTGATCTATATGGAAGATTATTAAAAGAGACTAATAAACAAGAGTTATGCTCTATGGGCACTGGTAGTGACTTTGACGTACGGATATTGCCTCCATCCATGGAGACAACATTTACCACTCCTGGAGGCCAAACTGCACAAACATCACAAAATCGTCTGGTCACCAAACCTCCAAAAACAACCAACCCATCTAAAAACTCCGGCATCGTATCTGGTAGATCTGTATCCAACCACAGCCTCAGCCAGATTGTATCATTTCAGACCAGAGTGCCCCCTTTATCACCTTGTCCATCTCCATGTGTTTGTAAAACCCATCCTTCCGATCTGGGATTAAGTGTTAACTGTCAGGAAAGGAATTTATATTCATTAGCTGAGCTGGTACCTAAACCCATAAATGCAAAGAAACTTCACGTCAATGGGAATTACATCAAACAAGTAGAACAAACAGACTTTTCAGAATTTGAAGGTCTGGATCTCCTTCATTTAGGAAGCAATCAATTAACAACTATACAAGGAAATGTCTTCTGTAATCTTACTAACCTAAGGAGGCTTTATCTGAATGGAAACCAAATTGAACGCCTCAGCCCTGAGATTTTCACTGGCTTGTACAATCTGCAGTACCTTTACCTGGAATACAATGTAATAAGAGAAATATTGGGAGGAACCTTTGAGTCCATGCCAAATCTTCAGCTGCTGTATTTAAATAACAACCTTCTGAGAAGCCTGCCAGCTTATATTTTTTCTGGAGTACCCCTGGCAAGGCTTAACATAAGAAATAACCATTTCATGTACTTGCCTGTAAGTGGCGTTCTTGACCAACTCAAATCTCTCACTCAGATTGATCTGGAAGGAAACCCATGGGACTGCACTTGTGATTTAGTTGCTTTGAAACTCTGGCTGGAAAAACTCACTGAAGGTATTGTCATGAAGGAGGTCAAATGTGAGACACCTGTGCAATTTGCAAACATTGAGCTGAGATCACTGAAAAATGAAATTTTGTGCCCCAAACTAATTAACAAGCCACCCATGCAATACACCAGCCCCATCCCTGCCATCACGTTCACAACTCCTTTGGGTCCCATGAAAAGCCCCCCAGGTGGACCAGTCCCTTTATCTATTTTAATACTTAGTATTTTAGTAGTGCTTATATTAACTGTATTTGTTGCATTTTGCCTCCTTGTTTTTGTCTTGAGACGTAATAAAAAACCCACAGTTAAGCATGAAGGCATTGGGAATCAGGAGTGCAGTTCTATGCAGCTCCAGCTAAGGAAGCATGACCAGAAAGCCCTTAAGATGGATGGTATATCTGCAGAAACCTTTTTTCCACAGACCATTGAACAGATGAGTAAGAGTCACACTTGTGGCATAAAGGATGCTGAAATGGGATTTCCATTTTCTGATCACCAAGGGCAAAAAGGGGTCCTCAGGATCATGACGGACAAAGACAGAGATTCATTGCAAGGGGATTCTAAAAAAAGACTTAGCACAATCGATGAACTGGACGAATTTTTCCCAGGAAGAGACTCCAATTTATTTATCCAGAATTTTTTAGAAAGTAAAAAAGAATATAATAGCATAGGAGTCAGTGGCTTTGAAATACACTATCCTGAAAAGCTACAAGATAAAAAATGCAAGAAATCTTTAATAGGGGGAAACCACAGTAAAATTGTAGTAGAGCAGAGAAAGAGTGAATATTTTGAACTCAAAGCCAAACTTCAAGGCACACCAGATTACTTACAAGTGCTTGAAGAACAAACTGCATTGAGCAAAATGTAG